ACCGGCCACGAAATCCGCGAATCCGGGCCGCCAGCGCTTGATCTCTCGAAGATAAACTTAGAGGCACTGGCCCAGCGCTTCAAGCAGTCCAAACACAAGAACACCGACCTCGAAGTGCTCAAGGCCACCATCCGCGCCCAACTGGAAAAGATGATTCGCTTGAATCGCACCCGCGCCGACTTTGCCGAGAAGTTCGCGGCGCTGATCGAGAGCTACAACGCCGGCAGCGCCACCATCGAGGGGCTGTATGCCGAGTTGCTGGCCTTGAGCAACGGCCTGAACGAAGAACAGGAACGGCACGTCCGCGAGAACATGAGCGAGGAGGAACTCGTCATCTTCGACATCCTTACCCGCCCGGCGCCCGAGCTCAGCACCGAAGAGCGCGCCGAAGTGAAGAAGGTCGCCCGCGAACTACTGATCCGCCTCAAGGGTTTGCTGGTCATCAACTGGCGGCAGAAATCAACCGCGAGATCACAACTGAAGCTGGCCATCGAAGACACGCTCGACAATGGCCTGCCACGCGCCTACACGCCGGAGCTTTACCACGACAAATGCTCGGCGGTGTTCGAGCATGTGTACGAAAGCTATCCGGAGCGGAATGCGGGCGTCTACGCCTGATTGCCAGCGTCGGCACGGGGATCGCAGACGTGAGCCGGCGGTCGCGGTGGAGTTTTTCAACTGGGGGTGATGGCCTCCTGCGGCCACACGGACAGTCGGCTCTGAAGAAGAACAGACCGCGCCCGAAAGTTCGTGCGGGCGCCCCAGCGAACCCGCAGCGTTACGCATCACCGCGCGCTGCAGTAACTTTGCGGACGCCGGTTGCGGTCGACGGCGTAAAATGGGCAAATTTCAAACTTTGCAGGAGTCAGCATGCCCCTCTTCCGCCTCGGTGAAAAACAGCCCCAGCTCGGCGAGAATGCCTGGGTTGCCCCCAACGCCACGGTGATCGGCGACGTCCATCTCGGAGCCAACGCCTCGATCTGGTGGAACGCCACAGTGCGCGGCGACAACGACCCGATTCACATCGGCGCCAACAGCAATATTCAGGATGGTTCGGTGCTGCATACCGACGAAGGCATTCCCATGCACATCGGCGCCGATGTCACCGTCGGCCATCTGGTCATGCTGCATGGCTGTACGGTCGGCGACGGCAGCCTGATCGGCATCGGCTCGGTGATTCTCAACCGCGCGGTGATCGGCAAGGGCTGCGTGGTCGGTGCCAATACGCTGATCCCCGAAGGCAAGGTCTTTCCTGACCATGTGCTGATCGTCGGCTCACCGGGCAAGGTCGTGCGCGAAAT
This window of the Candidatus Dechloromonas phosphoritropha genome carries:
- a CDS encoding gamma carbonic anhydrase family protein; this translates as MPLFRLGEKQPQLGENAWVAPNATVIGDVHLGANASIWWNATVRGDNDPIHIGANSNIQDGSVLHTDEGIPMHIGADVTVGHLVMLHGCTVGDGSLIGIGSVILNRAVIGKGCVVGANTLIPEGKVFPDHVLIVGSPGKVVREISADEVIHLKHAAAHYVANARRYKDTLTPL